AGAGTTCTTTTTCCCTAATCACACAACTGTACACATGTACTAGAGACAATACAGTTTGATGGCTAAAATCTACGGCTTGCTGGCTAACAATATACATTtctgaaacaaaaatattatttgcatatataaatataaacattttgACAAACATTAAATGAACTAAGAATTGTTTGTGTGTTGCAATGTCAATTTAACTGTCAGTTTAAAACTggctctaaatttcattattCTATTAACTTTAAGGAACAGACCTACTGAAAGCTGTTCATTTTGTTATTATCAAAAGTCATTAGATTTGGGTGATAATTGTTGGTTGCACTGTAAAAAAAGTTCCATTAACTGCCCGTGTGCGAGGCCCCAAGCTCAGTTTTATTGTTCATTAACATCTGTGTGGTTCTggaatcatccatccatctatttcattatatttacttgtttaaaaataaactatggatgctaaaaaaaaaacttgctgcTATGCATAAGGACTTTTACTTATTTGTGAGTGCAGTAGTCAGAAGCCTCATATGTACGATGAGATGTGTTATACTATGGAACAGATTTAAAATCACTGAGAGGCAAACATACTGAATGGATTAACGCATGCACAAACGTTTAGAggcagacaaaaaaaagctgACATATTCTTTGCAGTTAGACCATACCCCTCAACACAGACGTACGGAGCATTACAAACTCATTCAGAGACCCCCAAACTTACCAAACCTCAAAACACAAGATGGCCGATTGTCTTTTGAAGATGAAGCTAAAATGTATGTTTGTCTAACCTTCCTGGGCACTGGTTACGTCCTCCTCCAAATGCCACGAACCCTTCCAAGAAGACATTCTTTTCTAAATCTGCCTTCTCCCACCGTTCCTGTGGGAAGGAAAGTTTTATTGGACAAACAAGACTTCCTTATTAAAATCAAAGCCTCAAGCGCAGCCTCTGCTCTAAGGCCTGACTCTAAGTGGGGTCTGCATGAGTCTGAGTGGGGTCTGCATGACTCTGAGTGGGGTCTGCATGACTCTGAGTGGGGTCTGCATGACTCTGAGTGGGTCTGCATGACTCTGAGTGGGTCTGCATGAGTCTGAGTGGGTCTGCATGACTCTGAGTGGGTCTGCATGACTCTGAGTGGGGTCTGCATGAGTCTGAGTGGGTCTGCATGACTGAGTGGGTCTGCATGAGTCTGAGTGGGTCTGCATGAGTCTGAGTGGGTCTGTATGAATGTGACCGTTTTTTCACTGAATGAGTGATTATGTTAAAACATTGGTCCTGAGTTGTCGCACACTGGTGAAAAAGCACAGGGGCTgataaattaaaacacaaataacCAGCCAGGTGCCAGTCTGAGGACACAAAGGTTCACAAAAAACAGAAGGTGGGCAGACGGAAAAGGACTGGGGAACGTGCCATTGCTTTGCAAGTACTGCCAAACAAATATATATGGGAATTCTCCAACAAGGAAGGTCTAAGGCACAAGGCAGCAATATTCAACCAAAAATAAACAGGCTtcattaatgcatttttaaaggcGGGAGTCAAGATCACCATAGGactttaaattaaatttgaaaaaaaaatcagcaaagcGATATGGCAAAACCAAACCAGAACTGTAGTGATGACGCAAACTCCATCAACATTTTCTGCATCTGTCGATTGAGGAAATTAAAAAGCAGGGAGAAGAATGGGGTCAAGAGTAGGTACTTATGAAGACCAGTTTTGCTGTTTCCAAAAAACCTCACCTGCCTAAGCCTTAGTgggaattaaaattaaaatacggacaaagaaaatgtaaaacCCAGAATTTCTGCTCTGCCCAGTTTGCTCAAAATCCATCTCGGTTTTCATTTCTGATCCTAACACACACCCCCACAAGGGGCAATCCATTCTCCTCAGATAGCCCTAAACGATTGAGACCAAACGCGCTTTCTCTATGAGGCTGTCCCTCCACGCAGATCACCCCGAGACGGTGACAGAAACACAGGCACAAGTTCCTGCATGTTTCTGCAAGTCCATTGAAAACTCCAACATTCACTCGGCTTAGAAATATAACATCTGCTTTCGTGTCGTTGCACCCTGTTGAGCACAGCTACAGGTAGGACAACTCTGCAAAAAGGGAGAATTATGAATTATAATAGGGAGAGTGGGGATCGCTGTTGATCTGCAGGACACACAATGAGAGCCTGGCTGATTTGGTCCACAAGGGCTGTTTTTATGTGAGGtaaaataaccttttctgaaAGCTGCATTGTGGCATCTCTGCGGACTCCAGCTGGAAGATTAATAGCGAAGGTAATTGTTCTGCTTCCTGCCCCCTGCGGCGAGCGGCATTGTTCAGTCTCACGTCACAGCACAGCGTGGGGCTCAGCCCTCAGTCCGCCTATcgcatgggggcggggggggggggggggagtggcggAATGAAGCTTGCGGACAAAGCAGGGGGACCGTTATTTGATTGGCGGCCTCGTCATCCTGGTGGCTCTGTTTCAATCACAGCTCACAGGCTAATTTACACAAACAACAGATACCCAGCTGCCTGCAGACAAGACGCTCTTTTATCATGCGGGCGAATTCAAACAGAGGTAGGCAGACGCCAACCTCGGAGGGCGCGGTGGATGGTCAGAACCAATAATCTGATACCATAGATGCTCCCTCTAATGAATTGTACTGATTAACACCATTTGGGAATCAGCAGCCCACTGGGAAGACTCAGCTCATGCTGTAGCAGTAGGTACAAAATGATAACTCACTGGCCAGAACTGTTCCGGGTCAGGGAAGAGTTGTGGGTCTCGGTGAGCCCAGTATGGGGACAGCATCAAAAGATCCCCAGGTGGAATGATGTAGTTCTGAAAAAGAGTACACCCAGCGTTCTTGAGAGATCCTAGGTGTCCATATTCCCCCTGGCAGTAATGGTATGTTCCTTTGGTAGCTCTGTACCTGTATTTGAAGGGGACGGACCACCCGTCGGGTGATAGCCCCCGGGGCCCGGAGTCGGATGGCCTCCAGGATGCAGCACTTCACATAAGGCGTGCGCCGTAGCTCGGCAGCTAATACGGACGTCCTATCCGTGCCTGCGGAAAAATACCACACAGTACCACTGGCACACAGCTACTGAACCACCTTCCACCTTCTACAGTTGCTTACCTAtttttcaacaacaaaaaaaaacaacttgtcACTTGATTTAATCCTTTTCGTCACACTCATATTCATAAAATGGTCTATAAGAATCGTCTCCGTATGTGAGCTGTGATTATCCTGACCTCTGCTGTACACCAAGGGAAGTTCAGCCAGTGTTCTCACACAGTGTGTATTATTCAAAACTCTGCATCTTGCCAATTTGTAATATTCACCTTATAACATAAGAATTTAAAGAAGAAATCTTCTGAAATACAGGTATAAATCTGTATCCCCAGTAATAATCTCCTTAAAAAAATGGAGAGAGGGACTTTATACTATGGCGGATTATTTACTTTGGTCTTTGAGGGCTGTTCTTATCTGCTCCATGGCTTTCTGGTAGACCAAAGGATGGGACAGAATGAGCGCAATGGCCCAGAAAGTGATCTGAAAACAAAGGACTATTAACGGCTGAACGGGCTACATGATCCCACAGCACGATGACTTATTACTGGAAGACGTATGTGCGTCAACACGGCACTATACTCACTTACAGGTATGGCATTGGCCAGTGATGCCCACAGCATGAGCAGTGCATAATTGGGCAGGAATCTGTCTGTTACTGTGGCCATGAGGCGCTGAAGTAGTGTCTGTGAGCAGACACATCAACACAACACAAAGACAAAGGATTATTGTATCATTAGAGTATTATGCACAGTATCAATAAAATTCCATATTCCTTGGATTAAAATCCCTGGCATGTATGTCATATACAGTCAGATCACGGGTAAAGGGAAGAGACTTCTGCTATTTAAGGACCACAATGCTTAGTTGTGATGGGTGAAAGGAAAAGGTTTGTCCCGGGACGGACCTCGGTGCTCGCCTCGGACGGCTCACGGCCTCGGCTGACCATGCGCTTCAGCAGGGAGAGGAGCCAGTGTTTGGATTTAGCCCAGTCCCTGCATAGGTACACACAGAGAGTGGATATAAATGAGCGCCGCTCTGCATACGTACATAAAGAAGCACAAATCTCACAAAGGCACCCGCAATCATCCCCTTAAACCTGAGTCAGCTTGCCCTTGATCATCCCCTTTGTTTTCCGCTTCAAGGCTCTCAACTGGTTAGGTTGACCTGTGTTGGAAGGGCTACCAAGCAATTTCAAAGGAAGACCGTGCTAATCATTCCACAgtatacaactacaaaaaaacaaaaaaaaatccagatcaCTGGCAATCTTCTGTGAGCAGACGACCCCACCAAAGTCTGCCTGAAACCCACCGTCAGCCTGAATGATAACCAAAGTCTGCCTGAAACCCACCGTCAGCCTGAATGACAACCAAAGTCTCCAAGAGACCCGGCTTAGCAATAAAACATCTACATGCATCTCTTGCCACAATAAATGTCAAGGTGCATGAGTCAACCGTCAGAAAGAAACTGAAGAGCGTACATGGAAAGTCAGGAAGGAGGAAGACTACCCTATTAATCGGAACAAAATTTATAATGGAAGTTTTCTTGAGATCACCTGGATATAGAATAAAACAGGAATCTCAACAGTGGCGTTAGTAGGGCACAAATGCTAGACAATATCTGGCAAAGAATGGcggtggggagtggggggtcGTGGTCTGGGGCTCCTTTATTGCTGTCACAGACTCAGAATCTCAGATCACACTCAGCCAATGGCAGAAGACAATGTGAGGACACCTGTGCCAAACCTGAAGGTGAGCTGCGAGCGAGTGAGACCCAAAACAGAACAGACTGAGAAATGGAAATTGAGGGATCTGGCTAGGTAAAGCccaatgctaatgctaaccaaAGCCATTTTTCCATTACGGGCTATCAGCAGGTGCCAGCCAGTGAACGCAGGGTTAGCGCTACATTTATACCTACGGCAGGACGTCTTTCCATCCCACTTTAGGGGGCTGCTGCTTACCTCAGGAAAATGTCAGGCAGCTGGCTGCCGTATTCGAAGCCCTCGTCGTAGATCCGGAAGATCTCAATGAACTCACGCACAGCGGCGGGGCTGTTGGGGGAGTTGTGTTGCCCCAGCAAGTTACTAATCACTGCTGGGTACATGGTGACCCTGTGAAGCAGAGCAAGACAaggggtgaatctcaatatgtgCACATCACTGTACTTGTGCTCTCATGTACacgttttacatcatcttccatcgctgaagaccagttccaatactaagaacacaattacagaggacggtaaaaatccccggatgtcgttcttgcccaaccccaaatatcaaggatgcatcggCTGTATCCTCGCTGAATGAGgtcaatcccatgattcatagTGCCCCATAttcattcttggaaggcaagttggCAAGACCACAAGTTGGTTTttccaagaccacaagtacagtCCTTGCATTCTTGGCATTGAGATTCGCTCAAGCTCTGCTAACAGAAAGGTGTGATATGTCTTGAAGACTAGATGCTGTAGACCAGGGGTGGAGAACGTGTTCC
This window of the Paramormyrops kingsleyae isolate MSU_618 chromosome 19, PKINGS_0.4, whole genome shotgun sequence genome carries:
- the cyp39a1 gene encoding 24-hydroxycholesterol 7-alpha-hydroxylase isoform X3, with amino-acid sequence MDLIILFLCLLILFSSVYVLFLQKKVNYPPCITGWIPWFGAAFQFGKAPLEFIAQARAKYGPVFTVFAAGKRLTFVTCHKDFRTFFTSKDVDFEQAVQEPVYNTASISKESFYRFHPACNPLIKGKLTQAQVQLSGHLCEQFNTHLALLGRSGSGELCDLVRVTMYPAVISNLLGQHNSPNSPAAVREFIEIFRIYDEGFEYGSQLPDIFLRDWAKSKHWLLSLLKRMVSRGREPSEASTETLLQRLMATVTDRFLPNYALLMLWASLANAIPITFWAIALILSHPLVYQKAMEQIRTALKDQSTDRTSVLAAELRRTPYVKCCILEAIRLRAPGAITRRVVRPLQIQNYIIPPGDLLMLSPYWAHRDPQLFPDPEQFWPERWEKADLEKNVFLEGFVAFGGGRNQCPGRLDKHTF
- the cyp39a1 gene encoding 24-hydroxycholesterol 7-alpha-hydroxylase isoform X1; this translates as MDLIILFLCLLILFSSVYVLFLQKKVNYPPCITGWIPWFGAAFQFGKAPLEFIAQARAKYGPVFTVFAAGKRLTFVTCHKDFRTFFTSKDVDFEQAVQEPVYNTASISKESFYRFHPACNPLIKGKLTQAQVQLSGHLCEQFNTHLALLGRSGSGELCDLVRVTMYPAVISNLLGQHNSPNSPAAVREFIEIFRIYDEGFEYGSQLPDIFLRDWAKSKHWLLSLLKRMVSRGREPSEASTETLLQRLMATVTDRFLPNYALLMLWASLANAIPITFWAIALILSHPLVYQKAMEQIRTALKDQSTDRTSVLAAELRRTPYVKCCILEAIRLRAPGAITRRVVRPLQIQNYIIPPGDLLMLSPYWAHRDPQLFPDPEQFWPERWEKADLEKNVFLEGFVAFGGGRNQCPGRSYALMEIHMFICLILFKYKFTLLDPVPHPVSIRLQISVADLSVKCCRLQKKI
- the cyp39a1 gene encoding 24-hydroxycholesterol 7-alpha-hydroxylase isoform X2 yields the protein MDLIILFLCLLILFSSVYVLFLQKKVNYPPCITGWIPWFGAAFQFGKAPLEFIAQARAKYGPVFTVFAAGKRLTFVTCHKDFRTFFTSKDVDFEQAVQEPVYNTASISKESFYRFHPACNPLIKGKLTQAQVQLSGHLCEQFNTHLALLGRSGSGELCDLVRVTMYPAVISNLLGQHNSPNSPAAVREFIEIFRIYDEGFEYGSQLPDIFLRDWAKSKHWLLSLLKRMVSRGREPSEASTETLLQRLMATVTDRFLPNYALLMLWASLANAIPITFWAIALILSHPLVYQKAMEQIRTALKDQSTDRTSVLAAELRRTPYVKCCILEAIRLRAPGAITRRVVRPLQIQNYIIPPGDLLMLSPYWAHRDPQLFPDPEQFWPERWEKADLEKNVFLEGFVAFGGGRNQCPGRSYALMEIHMFICLILFKYKFTLLDPVPHPSSLHLVGTQQPDGPCSVQYAHR